Proteins encoded within one genomic window of Hahella chejuensis KCTC 2396:
- a CDS encoding SDR family NAD(P)-dependent oxidoreductase, whose amino-acid sequence MSVVEIREDLDIAVIGLAGRFPGSDNCREYWRNLLMGVDGISHFTDEELLKAGHDVNKIRNKDFVAANGVLGGAQYFDAEFFGYSQAEAALMDPQTRLMLECVWHALENAGVDPDKRGRSIGLFLGARSTVQWTMQAMLSEQVDNVGGFLASQLANKDAMSTLISWKLGLQGPSFTMQTACSTSLVSIHQAVQSLLNGECDFAVAGGVSLLLPQQNGHLYQEGMLFSKDGKTRAFDADASGSVFGSGLGAVVLRRAGDAIADNDPIWAILKGSAINNDGARKVGYTAPSVKGQAEVIRAALQLAEVDAADVDFIECHGTATGLGDSIEFMALREVFGESGADSDTPNQCALGAVKSNIGHLDSAAGVAGFIKMVLALKHGVIPPTLHFLRPNPQLDFEKSCFYVNTEAEPWLAQDGKLRTGGVSSFGIGGTNAHIVLQEYAPASQKTAVDTDRAEPLFFPFSAVNTASLTRHMESVSQWLVTQESPDLRALSHTLRKRHSFPCRALLAADSQFALMREIERYLALAEDGDAPSLVRSTLASLTPEVLNGMPAPLDKDSIEKWLSGVSKELPRSLWGDQSIPPLKEVPGYAFAREDHGAGHVSDKTWGRIADVLSAPEGGNLSKNAAGMLTPFWKSIRLRKPPVQPGSRRVLLAPASTEALTAGLTQHDIEVLDCNPLCSVQLRGALAELAAGARSEQALTLTLAFPADGLSMNTESLQALADLGRALTDADFSGYASVHIYLLAPSFLAVDDLQQEADQVLTTAALKSLALVAPQEIPGIACACVEICNPSEKWTPAALASVLASPMHGPLKLSAEGLFVEDFRSPDEEENEVLDASHFTGGTFVITGAGGRMARAMAKTLAQRFQGRLALISRQSADSPAMQNLRQELTAAGAGAVEVFPYALESESDALALFESIRQRLGAIQVVIHAAGVTDGDSFAPLAQLDADRYLAQLAPKARVAQTLARVFESAPVETCFVTSSMSAFFGGIAHAPYAAANLFLDGWSQRRNNRLAATRWVTVNWETIHFEEASPKDANAWGANETALLGAEFPALFERSLREFDRENQKIFSAGQFSDRLYSWGGRRPANGEGQTSSSVNSIKLKPRPATVAAAFAAPGNALQEEIAAIWSGILGVEGVGVDDRFMELGGDSLKTIVMAEKVYKKLGKRIAIQDFFAQPTIREIERQCLLEQEDAKVTALEIDPAAPILASADQELLYIHQTTFQDASYNMPVAFECPASYSPTDIAAAIEQVADRHLALKCLFKRQGANLMMEPQVLAKASLVVFESAATEAENRARLEQFAAMPFDLQTTLPIRAMMITSPGAGRPHQVLIVVHHIVCDAVSLGILADDLQNFLAGRSVAPLEYSYAAFRQGRQAAENEEKTRKDKAFWLANLLPLPAPLALPRAEGCDDGDESARNQGATRVQALPRQLGEDVKRLCEELGLPTFTFFLGAFGVLMSKIARTDALLLGVPVTGRTQPEEMQLVGYLVNMLALKLEPEAEFPVADYLLDLNEQWAECAPYQTYPMSALLQDLSAESYCQHRQGKHPLFDVVFGYLPQSLNGGAEEAQEAGLSRLDISSDTAKFDLVLEVSETRDGFDCTIQYREHMFEQATILALFQYYFELVGAILADPETEVGDLLQNLEYHPVQTDAAQMAERDVDLEFDF is encoded by the coding sequence ATGAGTGTTGTAGAGATTAGAGAAGATCTGGATATCGCCGTTATCGGTCTGGCGGGTCGCTTTCCCGGTTCCGACAACTGCCGTGAGTATTGGCGCAACCTGCTCATGGGCGTGGACGGCATTTCTCATTTTACCGACGAAGAACTGCTCAAGGCCGGGCACGACGTCAACAAGATACGCAACAAGGACTTCGTAGCGGCCAACGGCGTGCTGGGCGGCGCGCAGTATTTCGATGCGGAGTTCTTCGGATACAGCCAGGCGGAGGCGGCGTTGATGGACCCGCAAACCCGGCTGATGCTGGAGTGCGTGTGGCATGCGCTGGAGAACGCCGGCGTCGATCCTGACAAACGCGGACGCAGCATCGGTCTGTTTCTGGGGGCGCGCAGCACCGTGCAGTGGACTATGCAGGCCATGTTGTCCGAGCAGGTGGATAACGTCGGCGGCTTTCTGGCCTCGCAACTGGCCAATAAAGACGCCATGAGCACGCTGATCTCCTGGAAACTGGGGCTGCAAGGGCCGAGCTTCACCATGCAGACCGCCTGTTCGACGAGTCTGGTCAGCATTCATCAGGCGGTGCAAAGTCTGTTGAACGGCGAATGCGATTTTGCTGTGGCCGGCGGCGTCAGCCTGTTGTTGCCGCAACAGAACGGGCATCTCTATCAGGAGGGCATGCTGTTCTCCAAAGACGGTAAAACCCGCGCGTTTGACGCCGACGCCAGCGGCAGCGTGTTCGGCAGCGGCCTGGGCGCGGTGGTGTTGCGCCGGGCGGGTGACGCCATCGCCGACAATGACCCTATTTGGGCGATTCTCAAAGGCTCCGCCATTAACAACGACGGCGCCCGCAAAGTGGGTTACACCGCCCCCAGCGTGAAAGGGCAGGCGGAGGTGATTCGCGCCGCCCTGCAACTGGCGGAAGTGGACGCCGCCGACGTGGATTTCATTGAGTGCCACGGCACCGCCACCGGATTGGGGGACAGCATTGAGTTCATGGCTTTGCGCGAGGTATTCGGCGAGAGCGGCGCCGACAGCGACACGCCGAACCAGTGCGCGCTGGGCGCCGTTAAAAGCAATATCGGCCATCTGGACTCCGCCGCCGGGGTCGCCGGATTCATCAAGATGGTGCTGGCGCTCAAGCACGGCGTAATACCGCCGACGCTGCATTTCCTGCGTCCCAATCCGCAGCTGGATTTTGAAAAGTCGTGCTTCTATGTCAACACCGAAGCCGAGCCCTGGCTGGCGCAGGACGGCAAGCTGCGCACCGGTGGCGTCAGCAGTTTCGGCATTGGCGGAACCAACGCCCATATTGTGTTGCAGGAATATGCGCCTGCGTCGCAGAAGACGGCGGTCGACACGGATCGCGCAGAACCGTTGTTCTTCCCGTTTTCCGCTGTTAACACTGCGTCGTTGACGCGGCATATGGAGTCTGTGTCCCAGTGGCTGGTGACGCAGGAGAGTCCTGATCTTCGCGCGCTCTCTCATACGCTGCGCAAACGTCACAGCTTTCCCTGTCGGGCGCTGCTGGCGGCGGACTCCCAATTCGCCCTGATGCGGGAAATCGAGCGCTATCTGGCGCTCGCAGAGGATGGCGATGCGCCGTCCCTGGTCCGCTCGACCCTGGCGTCACTGACGCCGGAAGTCCTGAATGGGATGCCTGCGCCTCTTGATAAAGACAGTATCGAAAAATGGCTTTCCGGCGTGAGCAAGGAATTGCCTCGGTCTCTTTGGGGCGATCAATCCATACCGCCCCTGAAAGAGGTTCCGGGTTACGCTTTCGCCCGCGAAGACCACGGCGCAGGCCATGTCTCGGATAAAACCTGGGGACGCATTGCGGACGTTCTGTCGGCGCCGGAAGGCGGCAATCTCTCCAAAAACGCGGCGGGAATGCTGACGCCATTCTGGAAATCCATACGGCTTCGCAAACCCCCGGTGCAACCCGGGTCCCGGCGCGTGCTGCTCGCCCCGGCTTCGACAGAAGCGCTGACCGCCGGGCTGACCCAGCATGATATCGAAGTGCTCGACTGTAACCCCTTATGTTCAGTGCAGTTGCGCGGCGCACTGGCGGAGCTGGCTGCAGGCGCGCGAAGCGAGCAGGCGCTGACGTTGACGCTGGCGTTTCCTGCGGATGGCCTGTCAATGAACACGGAGTCCCTGCAGGCGCTGGCTGATCTGGGCAGGGCGCTGACGGACGCGGATTTCTCAGGGTATGCGTCCGTGCATATCTATTTGCTGGCGCCTTCCTTTTTAGCCGTGGACGACCTGCAGCAGGAAGCCGATCAGGTGCTGACGACAGCCGCGCTGAAATCCCTGGCGTTGGTGGCGCCTCAGGAGATACCCGGCATCGCGTGCGCCTGTGTGGAGATTTGCAATCCCAGTGAGAAATGGACGCCGGCGGCGCTCGCCAGCGTGTTGGCGTCTCCCATGCATGGCCCTCTGAAGCTGAGCGCAGAAGGACTGTTCGTAGAGGACTTTCGCAGTCCTGACGAAGAAGAAAACGAGGTGCTGGACGCGTCGCATTTTACTGGCGGGACCTTCGTGATTACAGGTGCGGGGGGCAGAATGGCCAGAGCGATGGCGAAAACCCTCGCCCAGCGCTTTCAGGGACGACTGGCTCTGATCAGCCGTCAGTCAGCGGACTCACCCGCTATGCAAAACCTGCGGCAGGAACTGACGGCGGCCGGCGCTGGTGCGGTGGAGGTGTTTCCCTATGCGCTGGAGTCAGAAAGCGACGCCCTGGCGCTGTTTGAGAGCATTCGCCAGCGTCTGGGCGCAATACAGGTGGTGATTCACGCCGCCGGGGTGACGGATGGCGACTCCTTTGCGCCACTCGCCCAGCTCGACGCAGATCGCTATCTGGCGCAACTTGCGCCGAAAGCGCGGGTTGCGCAGACGCTGGCGCGGGTGTTCGAAAGCGCGCCTGTGGAGACCTGTTTTGTCACCTCTTCCATGTCCGCGTTTTTCGGTGGAATCGCCCACGCGCCCTATGCGGCCGCCAACCTGTTTCTGGATGGCTGGAGCCAACGGCGCAACAACAGACTGGCGGCGACCCGCTGGGTGACGGTGAACTGGGAGACCATCCACTTCGAGGAAGCGTCGCCAAAAGACGCCAACGCCTGGGGCGCCAACGAAACGGCGCTGCTGGGAGCGGAGTTCCCCGCCTTGTTCGAACGCAGTTTGCGCGAGTTCGACCGCGAGAATCAGAAGATCTTCTCCGCCGGACAGTTTAGCGATCGTTTGTACTCCTGGGGCGGTCGGCGCCCGGCGAACGGGGAGGGACAGACTTCGTCCTCGGTCAACAGCATTAAGCTGAAGCCGCGGCCGGCGACCGTGGCGGCGGCGTTCGCCGCGCCCGGCAATGCCTTACAGGAAGAGATTGCGGCCATCTGGAGCGGCATTCTCGGCGTGGAAGGCGTGGGCGTCGATGATCGCTTTATGGAACTGGGCGGCGATAGCCTCAAAACGATCGTGATGGCGGAGAAAGTGTATAAAAAGCTGGGCAAGCGGATCGCCATACAGGATTTCTTCGCGCAACCGACCATTCGGGAAATTGAACGCCAGTGTCTGCTGGAGCAGGAGGACGCGAAAGTGACCGCGCTGGAGATCGATCCCGCCGCGCCCATATTGGCGAGCGCGGATCAGGAACTGCTTTACATACACCAGACCACCTTTCAGGACGCCAGCTATAACATGCCGGTGGCCTTTGAATGTCCCGCATCATACAGCCCTACAGATATTGCGGCGGCGATTGAGCAGGTCGCCGACAGGCATTTGGCGCTGAAGTGCCTGTTCAAGCGACAGGGCGCCAACCTGATGATGGAACCCCAGGTCCTGGCCAAAGCCAGCCTGGTGGTGTTTGAAAGCGCTGCGACGGAGGCGGAGAATCGGGCTCGCCTGGAGCAGTTCGCCGCCATGCCGTTCGATCTGCAAACCACGCTGCCCATTCGCGCCATGATGATAACCAGTCCCGGCGCCGGGCGGCCTCATCAAGTGTTGATCGTCGTTCATCATATTGTTTGCGATGCGGTGTCCCTCGGCATCCTCGCAGACGATTTGCAGAACTTCCTCGCCGGGCGGTCCGTAGCGCCTTTGGAATACAGTTACGCCGCGTTCCGTCAGGGGCGGCAGGCGGCTGAAAATGAGGAAAAAACCCGCAAGGACAAAGCGTTCTGGCTCGCCAACTTATTACCCTTGCCGGCGCCGCTGGCGTTGCCTCGGGCGGAGGGCTGCGACGATGGCGACGAATCCGCGCGCAATCAGGGCGCGACGCGGGTGCAGGCGCTGCCCAGACAGCTTGGCGAGGACGTCAAACGGCTGTGCGAGGAACTGGGACTGCCGACGTTTACTTTTTTCCTCGGCGCGTTTGGCGTGCTGATGAGCAAGATCGCCCGCACGGATGCGTTGCTGCTCGGCGTTCCGGTTACCGGACGCACGCAGCCCGAAGAGATGCAGCTGGTCGGGTATCTGGTCAACATGCTCGCCCTCAAGCTTGAGCCGGAGGCGGAGTTCCCGGTGGCGGATTATCTGCTGGACCTGAACGAACAATGGGCCGAATGCGCGCCATACCAAACCTATCCCATGAGCGCGCTTTTGCAGGACCTGAGCGCAGAGTCTTACTGTCAGCATCGTCAGGGTAAGCATCCTCTGTTCGATGTGGTTTTCGGGTATTTGCCCCAGAGTCTGAACGGCGGCGCTGAGGAGGCTCAGGAAGCAGGGCTGTCGCGGCTCGATATCAGTTCGGACACCGCGAAGTTTGACCTGGTGCTGGAGGTTTCCGAAACCCGGGACGGCTTCGACTGCACCATTCAGTATCGCGAACACATGTTCGAGCAGGCGACAATTCTGGCGTTGTTCCAGTACTACTTCGAACTGGTGGGCGCCATCCTCGCCGACCCGGAAACGGAAGTGGGGGACTTGCTGCAAAACCTCGAATACCACCCCGTCCAAACAGACGCCGCGCAAATGGCGGAAAGGGATGTGGACTTAGAGTTTGATTTTTAG